The following proteins are co-located in the Polyodon spathula isolate WHYD16114869_AA chromosome 33, ASM1765450v1, whole genome shotgun sequence genome:
- the LOC121303539 gene encoding butyrophilin subfamily 1 member A1-like, giving the protein MEVFLGAAGIVLLVLLQVYSVHTAVGSLPHITLDRHQGEKIQLLCNTEGWFPKPELQWISVKGTDLTGRAVLTEQEADRLYSLQSSLQVFQQEADGITCLIRYGEEKVLQTKVHINGEFFTRVTPAWKGLSAFAVILVLFCILCVPVAIFYSKKKTDNLKIAKQNLEAECDDLRKEIKSKGFVLKSEWKEMQDKTADVTLNPDTANKYLIVSEDGKRARYEKIDHGVSSNNQRLDTYHFVLGREGFTSGSHYWEVEVGERGDWKLGVCSEFAQRRGHSDPCIKTGYWVIRFQNGHELSALTDPVTHLNVLHPQKVGVYLEYEGGKISFYRVEDHCAIYTFQGNFSGKLYPVFHPGEGDLVILPREG; this is encoded by the exons ATGGAGGTTTTCTTAGGAGCTGCTGGGATTGTCCTCCTTGTCCTTCTGCAGGTATACAGTGTACACACAG CTGTTGGGAGCTTACCTCACATCACTCTAGACAGGCACCAAGGAGAGAAGATCCAGCTGCTCTGTAATACTGAGGGCTGGTTTCCTAAACCAGAGCTGCAGTGGATCAGTGTGAAGGGCACTGATTTAACAGGGAGGGCTGTTCTCACTGAGCAGGAGGCAGACAGGCTGTACTCTCTCCAGAGCTCTCTGCAGGTGTTTCAACAGGAAGCTGACGGGATCACCTGTCTCATACGATACGGAGAGGAGAAAGTCTTGCAGACTAAAGTCCACATCAACG GAGAATTCTTCACTCGGGTCACTCCTGCATGGAAGGGCTTGTCTGCGTTTGCTGTCATTCTTGTCCTCTTCTGTATATTGTGTGTCCCTGTGGCCATATTCtacagcaaaaagaaaacag acaacCTCAAGATTGCTAAACAGAATCTGGAAGCAG AATGCGATGACCTTCGTAAAGAAATAA AGTCAAAGGGATTTGTCCTCAAATCAG AATGGAAGGAGATGCAGGATAAAACAG CTGACGTGACTTTGAACCCTGATACAGCAAACAAATATCTCATTGTGTCTGAAGATGGGAAACGTGCAAGATATGAAAAGATAGACCACGGTGTCTCTAGCAATAATCAGAGACTTGATACGTACCACTTTGTGTTGGGCAGGGAGGGGTTCACTTCAGGGAGTCACTACtgggaggtggaggtgggggagAGGGGTGACTGGAAACTGGGGGTGTGCAGCGAGTTTGCCCAAAGGAGAGGACATTCTGATCCATGCATCAAGACAGGTTACTGGGTGATCAGGTTTCAAAATGGACATGAGCTTAGTGCCTTGACTGACCCTGTGACCCACCTCAATGTTCTGCACCCCCAGAAGGTTGGGGTCTATCTGGAGTATGAAGGCGGCAAGATCTCTTTTTACAGGGTGGAGGATCATTGTGCTATTTACACATTCCAGGGGAACTTCTCTGGGAAACTATACCCTGTGTTTCACCCAGGAGAAGGAGACCTGGTGATCCTTCCCAGAGAAGGGTAA